The following are from one region of the Natronosporangium hydrolyticum genome:
- a CDS encoding NAD(P)-dependent oxidoreductase: protein MTGADRTRVALIGTGRMGAAMAGRLTDAGFPVALFNRTRAKADRVAAELAGPATVYDTAAAAAHSADVVLVSLADDAAVTAAYRGDAGVAAGVRPGTVVLEMSTLAPATVRALAPLVTDQGGILVDAPVSGSVATVQQGQLTVLAAGDPAALDRARPALETFAKKIFHLGDLGAGATMKLAVNSIVHGLNQVLAEALVLAEKAGVARAAAYEVFANSAAAAPYVQYKQESFLHPDQAPVAFSLDLVAKDLDLIQTLAAESGARMELTAATRAVVEAAVAEGLGDRDLSAVAELLRRHS, encoded by the coding sequence ATGACCGGGGCCGACCGGACCCGGGTAGCGCTGATCGGCACCGGCCGGATGGGGGCGGCGATGGCCGGCCGCCTCACCGACGCCGGATTTCCGGTGGCGCTGTTCAACCGCACCCGAGCGAAGGCCGATCGGGTCGCGGCGGAGTTGGCCGGCCCCGCGACGGTCTACGACACGGCAGCAGCCGCCGCCCACTCCGCCGACGTCGTTCTGGTCTCGCTCGCCGACGACGCGGCGGTCACCGCCGCGTACCGGGGGGACGCCGGGGTCGCCGCCGGGGTACGACCGGGCACGGTGGTGCTGGAGATGAGCACCCTCGCCCCGGCCACGGTCCGGGCCCTGGCCCCGTTGGTCACCGACCAGGGCGGGATCCTGGTCGACGCCCCGGTCTCCGGCAGCGTCGCCACCGTGCAGCAGGGCCAGCTCACCGTGCTGGCCGCCGGGGACCCGGCGGCGCTGGACCGGGCCCGGCCGGCCCTGGAGACCTTCGCCAAGAAGATCTTCCACCTCGGGGATCTGGGAGCCGGGGCGACCATGAAGCTGGCGGTCAACTCGATCGTGCACGGGCTCAACCAGGTGCTCGCCGAAGCGTTGGTGCTCGCCGAGAAGGCCGGGGTGGCGAGGGCTGCCGCCTACGAAGTCTTCGCCAACAGTGCGGCGGCGGCCCCGTACGTCCAATACAAGCAGGAGTCGTTTCTGCACCCGGACCAGGCCCCGGTGGCCTTCTCGCTGGACCTGGTCGCCAAGGACCTCGACCTGATCCAGACGCTGGCCGCGGAGTCCGGCGCCCGGATGGAGCTGACCGCTGCCACTCGGGCAGTGGTCGAAGCGGCGGTCGCTGAGGGGCTCGGCGACCGCGACCTGAGCGCGGTGGCCGAACTCCTGCGCCGCCACAGCTGA
- a CDS encoding helix-turn-helix domain-containing protein translates to MTAPEVERLGPRLREEREKRGVSLRGLAREVGVSASMISQIETGKVQPSVSTLYAITTTLGISVEALFTAAGDDARGVDGDSPWGKVAELRGQRLGPLVPPAQRRVLQLDSGVTWELLGELPQHTVDFLLVTYAPGSTSSSGGGLMRHPGSEYGHLLTGELRLTLGFEELVLTPGDSISFDSTTPHSYRNEGSEPAVGVWFVIERGH, encoded by the coding sequence ATGACCGCGCCGGAGGTGGAGCGACTCGGCCCGCGGCTGCGGGAGGAGCGCGAGAAGCGGGGGGTCAGCCTCCGCGGGCTGGCGCGGGAAGTCGGGGTCTCCGCGAGCATGATCTCCCAGATCGAGACCGGCAAGGTGCAGCCCTCGGTCAGCACGCTGTACGCGATCACGACCACGCTCGGCATCAGCGTCGAGGCGCTCTTCACGGCAGCTGGCGACGATGCCCGGGGGGTCGACGGCGACTCCCCTTGGGGCAAGGTGGCCGAGCTGCGGGGGCAGCGGCTCGGGCCGCTGGTGCCGCCCGCCCAGCGGCGGGTGCTGCAGCTCGACTCCGGGGTGACGTGGGAGCTGCTCGGCGAGTTGCCGCAGCACACGGTCGACTTCCTGTTGGTGACCTACGCGCCGGGGAGCACCAGCTCCTCCGGCGGCGGGTTGATGCGGCACCCGGGTAGCGAGTACGGGCACCTGCTCACCGGCGAGCTGCGGCTCACGCTCGGGTTCGAGGAGTTGGTGCTGACCCCCGGAGATTCGATCTCGTTCGACTCCACCACCCCGCACAGCTATCGCAACGAAGGCAGCGAACCGGCGGTCGGGGTCTGGTTCGTGATCGAACGCGGCCACTAA
- a CDS encoding ABC transporter substrate-binding protein codes for MTRKRLRFLAPLFATGLVVTTAACQADEDGGDTSGSGEFPRNETLYTTGTEWGTYSNYNPTQGGGQATGVRGLIYETLYVFDPHTAELEPWLAESGDWIDDEVYELTLREGIQWHDGEALTADDVVFTTDLRFNEAVPFSTMADWLETAEAVDDLTVRFTFSDPRRGEWDNFLYSEQIIPEHTWGEVAEEDLMTVAGDDIIYGTGPYTYHSNTEDRLVLERNDDWWGTEHLGLEMAPRFIVDFVNQGNDVVLPQLIQGEIDLSNNFILGINQINEFGDDVTTFYDEPPYMLSANTAYLIPNTEREPMNDPEFRRALAYSVDVDTIVGTIYQDIVAPADPTGLLPTWTEQGMVDQSVVSEHGFSYDPAQAEQILADAGYEDTNGDGFVESPDGEEIELELIVPAGWTDWNEAADVIAESAQAIGVNVYTNFPDSAEVDEARTTGDFDLVVNNWTDLDNTPWATYNYLFRLPVQDAQESANFARWENEEAWQLTQDLGRLSVGDPGFDELLSQLQEIQLTEMPAIPMWYNGLWSQVNNSTWTNWPTDDPDTPDYYPSAWNNFWEKKAVYMLAEIQPAG; via the coding sequence ATGACACGGAAGCGGCTGAGGTTCTTAGCGCCGTTGTTCGCGACCGGGCTGGTGGTGACGACCGCGGCCTGTCAGGCCGACGAGGATGGCGGCGACACCTCCGGCTCCGGCGAGTTCCCCCGTAACGAAACCCTCTACACCACCGGCACCGAGTGGGGCACCTACTCGAACTACAACCCGACCCAGGGCGGTGGTCAGGCGACCGGCGTCCGCGGGTTGATCTACGAGACGCTCTACGTCTTCGATCCGCACACCGCTGAGCTTGAGCCGTGGCTCGCCGAGAGCGGCGACTGGATCGACGACGAGGTCTACGAGCTGACCCTGCGCGAGGGCATCCAGTGGCACGACGGCGAGGCGCTCACCGCCGACGACGTCGTCTTCACCACCGATCTGCGGTTCAACGAGGCGGTTCCGTTCTCCACGATGGCCGACTGGCTGGAGACCGCAGAGGCGGTAGACGACCTGACCGTCCGGTTCACCTTCTCCGACCCCCGCCGCGGCGAGTGGGACAACTTCCTCTACAGCGAGCAGATTATCCCGGAGCACACCTGGGGTGAGGTCGCCGAGGAAGACCTGATGACCGTCGCCGGCGACGACATCATCTACGGCACCGGGCCGTATACCTACCACAGCAACACCGAGGACCGGCTGGTGCTCGAGCGCAACGACGACTGGTGGGGCACCGAACACCTTGGCCTGGAGATGGCGCCGCGGTTCATCGTCGACTTCGTGAACCAGGGCAACGACGTGGTGCTGCCGCAGCTGATCCAGGGTGAGATCGACCTCAGCAACAACTTCATCCTCGGGATCAACCAGATCAACGAGTTCGGCGACGACGTCACCACCTTCTACGACGAGCCGCCGTACATGCTCTCGGCGAACACCGCTTATCTGATCCCGAACACCGAGCGGGAGCCGATGAACGATCCGGAGTTCCGGCGGGCGCTGGCGTACAGCGTCGACGTGGACACCATCGTCGGCACCATCTACCAGGACATCGTGGCCCCGGCCGACCCGACCGGGCTGCTGCCGACCTGGACCGAGCAGGGCATGGTCGACCAGTCGGTCGTCTCCGAGCACGGGTTCAGCTACGACCCGGCACAGGCCGAGCAGATCCTCGCCGACGCCGGGTACGAGGACACCAACGGCGACGGCTTCGTGGAGTCGCCGGACGGCGAGGAGATCGAGCTGGAGCTGATCGTGCCGGCCGGCTGGACCGACTGGAACGAGGCCGCCGACGTGATCGCCGAGAGCGCGCAGGCGATCGGGGTCAACGTCTACACCAACTTCCCGGACAGCGCGGAGGTGGACGAAGCTCGTACCACCGGCGACTTCGACCTGGTGGTCAACAACTGGACCGATCTGGACAACACCCCCTGGGCCACCTACAACTACCTGTTCCGGTTGCCGGTGCAGGATGCCCAGGAGAGCGCCAACTTCGCCCGGTGGGAGAACGAAGAGGCCTGGCAGCTCACCCAGGACCTGGGTCGGCTGTCGGTCGGTGACCCCGGCTTCGACGAGCTGCTCTCGCAGCTGCAGGAGATCCAGCTGACCGAGATGCCGGCGATCCCGATGT
- a CDS encoding thiamine pyrophosphate-dependent dehydrogenase E1 component subunit alpha, translating to MTTATTPTPALTDDRLLELYQQMAVIRRTEKAAQDLFLAGLVKGTTHLAAGHEAVAVGASAALRDDDYVFATYRGHHHAIARGATPEECLAELMQKATGVCAAKGGSMHLTKADRQMLGSYAIVGAHLPMATGAAWSAMLRGTGQLAVAFFGDGATNIGTFHEALNLAAVWRLPVLFICENNLYMEYTPIGAVTAVPNPAADRAAAYQLPGHVIDGNDVSVVYDAVRQAAERARAGEGPTILEARTYRHYGHSRTDPAKYRPEAEVAEWLARDPLVQARSQLSARGVADDRLAAADQHAEQLVRDAVAAAKAAPEPDPATAFTDVWADGSATWRT from the coding sequence GTGACCACCGCCACCACACCGACCCCAGCGCTCACCGACGATCGGCTGCTCGAGCTTTACCAGCAGATGGCGGTGATCCGGCGGACCGAGAAGGCCGCCCAGGATCTCTTCCTCGCCGGGCTGGTCAAGGGTACGACTCACCTCGCCGCCGGCCATGAGGCGGTCGCGGTCGGCGCCAGCGCCGCGTTGCGGGACGACGACTACGTATTCGCGACCTACCGCGGCCATCACCACGCCATCGCCCGCGGCGCCACGCCGGAGGAGTGCCTCGCCGAGCTGATGCAGAAGGCCACCGGCGTCTGCGCCGCCAAGGGCGGGTCGATGCACCTCACCAAGGCCGACCGGCAGATGCTCGGCTCGTACGCGATCGTCGGCGCCCACCTGCCGATGGCCACCGGGGCGGCATGGTCGGCGATGCTGCGCGGCACCGGGCAGCTGGCGGTCGCCTTCTTCGGCGACGGCGCCACCAACATCGGCACCTTCCACGAGGCGCTCAACCTGGCCGCGGTCTGGCGGCTACCGGTGCTCTTCATCTGCGAGAACAACCTCTACATGGAGTACACCCCGATCGGCGCCGTCACCGCGGTGCCGAACCCCGCCGCCGACCGCGCCGCCGCGTACCAGCTCCCGGGCCACGTCATCGACGGCAACGACGTGTCGGTCGTCTACGACGCGGTGCGGCAGGCGGCCGAACGCGCCCGGGCCGGCGAAGGGCCGACCATTCTGGAGGCCCGCACCTACCGGCACTACGGGCACAGCCGTACCGATCCGGCTAAGTACCGGCCGGAGGCCGAGGTCGCCGAGTGGCTGGCCCGGGACCCGCTGGTACAGGCCAGGTCTCAGCTCTCCGCCCGGGGTGTGGCCGACGACCGACTCGCCGCCGCCGACCAGCACGCCGAGCAATTGGTACGCGACGCGGTCGCGGCCGCCAAAGCCGCGCCGGAGCCTGACCCGGCCACCGCCTTCACCGATGTCTGGGCCGACGGGAGCGCGACATGGCGGACGTAG
- a CDS encoding alpha-ketoacid dehydrogenase subunit beta, translating to MADVAELVTYRDAVADGIAREMRRDPSVVCLGEDIGAAEGVFKTSVGLFQEFGARRVWDTPISEQAIVGTAMGAAMTGLRPVAEIMFSDFLACCWDHVANEIPKVRYMTGGQVTVPLVIRTANGGGLGFGAQHSQAVENWAFAVPGLKIAAPATPADVVGLMAAAVRSDDPVVFFEHKGLFASRGEPAPADHVVPLGEARIARSGDDLTLVALAATVPTALAAADQLAAEGISVEVIDLRCLIPLDMRTVLDSLQRTSRLMTVEENPYQGGWGGTIAGIAADEGFELLDAPIRRVAAECVPLPFADRLEDEVIPTVARVVDAVRRLAAY from the coding sequence ATGGCGGACGTAGCCGAGCTGGTCACCTATCGGGACGCGGTCGCCGACGGGATCGCCCGCGAGATGCGTCGGGACCCCTCGGTGGTGTGTCTGGGCGAGGACATCGGCGCCGCCGAAGGCGTCTTCAAAACCTCGGTCGGGCTGTTCCAGGAGTTCGGTGCGCGGCGGGTCTGGGACACCCCGATCTCCGAACAGGCGATCGTCGGCACCGCGATGGGCGCGGCGATGACCGGCCTTCGCCCGGTCGCCGAGATCATGTTCTCCGACTTCCTGGCCTGCTGCTGGGACCATGTCGCCAACGAGATTCCGAAGGTCCGCTACATGACCGGCGGCCAGGTCACCGTGCCGCTGGTCATCCGTACCGCCAACGGGGGCGGGCTCGGCTTCGGCGCCCAGCACTCGCAGGCGGTCGAGAACTGGGCCTTCGCGGTGCCCGGGCTGAAGATCGCCGCACCGGCGACCCCGGCGGACGTGGTGGGGCTCATGGCCGCCGCCGTCCGCAGCGACGACCCGGTCGTCTTCTTCGAACACAAAGGGCTGTTCGCCAGCCGCGGCGAGCCCGCCCCGGCCGACCATGTGGTGCCGCTCGGTGAAGCCCGGATCGCCCGCTCCGGTGACGATCTGACCCTGGTGGCGCTCGCCGCCACCGTGCCTACCGCGCTCGCCGCCGCCGACCAGCTCGCCGCCGAGGGAATCTCGGTCGAGGTGATCGACCTGCGTTGCCTGATCCCGCTGGACATGCGAACCGTGCTCGACTCGCTCCAGCGCACCTCCCGGCTCATGACCGTGGAGGAGAACCCGTACCAGGGCGGCTGGGGCGGCACCATCGCCGGCATCGCCGCCGATGAGGGGTTCGAACTGCTCGACGCTCCGATCCGCCGGGTGGCGGCCGAGTGCGTCCCGCTCCCCTTCGCCGATCGGCTGGAGGACGAGGTGATACCCACCGTGGCCAGAGTCGTCGACGCGGTGCGCCGGCTCGCCGCCTACTAG
- a CDS encoding cupin domain-containing protein: MASRHLVARAADARFQPPEPLTGPSTGFERWPVIDDATPGAVHTGFDVCRLAAGGTVASRVAAYEQSIFLLDGEVVLQTGEGATRLRPGDYGLIPVGVPYSWRNESAAPARWAQMLAPQPRARHGGDSTPVPELPATAAAPVDPRDPRTRRYGHIEAANMDVRQQSQERLAVSASMRTALLVYSGISVKMMVDSDLGADLTTMFMVHYDPAGVAGPHDHPFEETYLFLEGRAEGTFDGTAYELGPGDVAFAGVGCVHSFRNLTDGPLRWLETQAPQPPARHSYRFRRDWDYLTDNVKEQ, translated from the coding sequence ATGGCATCCCGTCACCTGGTGGCCCGGGCGGCCGACGCCCGCTTCCAACCGCCGGAGCCGCTGACCGGGCCCAGCACCGGGTTCGAGCGGTGGCCGGTCATCGACGACGCCACGCCGGGCGCGGTGCACACCGGATTCGATGTGTGCCGGCTCGCGGCCGGCGGCACGGTGGCGAGCCGGGTCGCCGCCTACGAGCAGAGCATCTTCCTGCTCGACGGCGAGGTGGTGCTGCAGACCGGCGAGGGCGCGACCCGGCTCCGCCCCGGGGACTACGGGCTGATCCCGGTCGGGGTGCCGTATAGCTGGCGTAACGAGTCCGCCGCGCCGGCCCGGTGGGCGCAGATGCTCGCCCCGCAGCCCCGGGCCCGGCACGGCGGCGACTCGACCCCGGTGCCCGAGCTGCCCGCGACCGCCGCCGCGCCGGTCGACCCGCGAGATCCCCGGACCCGCCGCTACGGCCACATCGAAGCCGCGAACATGGACGTCAGGCAGCAGTCCCAGGAACGGCTGGCGGTGTCGGCGAGCATGCGCACCGCGCTGCTGGTCTACAGCGGCATCTCGGTCAAGATGATGGTCGACTCGGACCTGGGCGCCGACCTGACCACCATGTTCATGGTCCACTACGACCCGGCCGGAGTCGCCGGGCCGCATGATCACCCATTCGAGGAGACCTATCTCTTCCTAGAGGGTCGTGCCGAGGGCACCTTCGACGGCACCGCCTACGAACTCGGGCCGGGCGACGTCGCGTTCGCCGGAGTCGGCTGCGTACACAGCTTCCGCAACCTGACCGACGGACCGCTGCGGTGGTTGGAGACCCAGGCGCCGCAACCTCCGGCGCGGCACTCCTACCGGTTCCGGCGGGACTGGGACTATCTGACCGACAACGTGAAGGAGCAGTAA
- a CDS encoding SDR family NAD(P)-dependent oxidoreductase yields the protein MITGAVVVIGGTSGLGYEIARHYAAAGRPVVLSGRDPGRAAMVAAEIGGDVRGIGLDLTVPGQIDAALAEVGAVTSLVLSGIDRGVNSVADYDVTQAVQLATQKLVGYIEVVHALRSRLADPASIVVFGGQARLRPYPGSTMVSTVNGGVTGMVRTLSVELAPVRVNSIHPGIVGDSPFWADKPAQVLETFRAGTLTGQLATMADVVAATRFLLENPSVNGVDLVVDGGWR from the coding sequence ATGATCACCGGAGCGGTCGTCGTCATCGGCGGCACCAGTGGCCTCGGCTACGAGATCGCCCGCCACTATGCGGCTGCGGGCCGGCCCGTGGTGCTCTCCGGCCGGGACCCCGGCCGCGCCGCGATGGTCGCCGCCGAGATCGGCGGCGATGTCCGCGGCATCGGCCTCGACCTGACCGTTCCCGGCCAGATCGACGCCGCCCTGGCTGAAGTGGGCGCGGTGACCTCCCTGGTCCTGTCCGGCATCGACCGGGGTGTCAACTCCGTCGCCGACTACGACGTAACCCAGGCGGTGCAGCTCGCCACCCAGAAGCTGGTCGGTTACATCGAAGTGGTGCACGCCCTCCGGTCCCGGCTCGCCGATCCGGCCTCGATCGTGGTCTTCGGCGGGCAGGCGCGGCTCCGGCCCTACCCGGGATCGACAATGGTCTCCACCGTCAACGGCGGGGTGACCGGGATGGTCCGCACCTTGTCGGTGGAGCTGGCGCCGGTCCGCGTCAACTCGATCCATCCCGGCATCGTCGGCGACAGTCCGTTCTGGGCCGACAAACCAGCCCAGGTGCTGGAGACGTTCCGGGCCGGCACGCTCACCGGTCAACTCGCCACCATGGCCGACGTCGTGGCCGCCACCCGGTTTCTGCTGGAGAACCCCTCGGTCAACGGGGTCGACCTGGTAGTCGACGGGGGTTGGCGATGA
- a CDS encoding amidohydrolase family protein: MSKILIRGGTVVTVDPTLGNFRTGDVLIEDTRIAAVGPQLEVTDAEVVDATGMVVMPGFIDTHRHLWEGILRNIGTDVPLEGDTSYLAFVLGTLAPAYRPADIYAGNLVSALGAINAGITTVLDWSHNLTSPEHADAAISALRESGIRSVFAYGFPWHGEWDPEQPAWFTRVANEHFNSDDQLLTLALAPHGPEFTPPEVTKAHWDLAREVGARITVHVGVGSFGKHDKLGEAGRAGLLGPDTTYIHCTTLNDDEVQMIVDTGGTISLAVPVEMLMGHGMVPTQRFLDRGLAPSLSVDVETNVPADMFTQMQSAMALQHALVFDRQLAGEEAVPDAVTTRDVLRWATLEGARANGLEHRTGSLSVGKQADVILLRTDLINVLPVNDPIGAVVMGMDTSNVDSVFVAGQPRKRHGQLLDVDLTRVTALAEASRDHVVSASGFQLPSL, encoded by the coding sequence ATGAGCAAGATTTTGATCCGCGGCGGCACCGTCGTCACGGTAGACCCGACGCTCGGCAACTTCCGGACCGGCGATGTCCTGATTGAGGACACCCGCATCGCCGCGGTCGGCCCACAGCTCGAGGTGACCGACGCCGAGGTGGTCGACGCCACCGGCATGGTCGTGATGCCCGGCTTCATCGACACCCATCGACACCTTTGGGAAGGCATCCTCCGCAACATCGGAACCGATGTGCCGCTTGAGGGGGACACCAGCTACCTCGCCTTCGTGCTCGGCACCCTGGCGCCCGCCTACCGGCCGGCGGACATCTACGCCGGCAACCTGGTCAGCGCGCTCGGCGCGATCAACGCCGGGATCACCACCGTGCTGGACTGGTCGCACAACCTGACCTCACCCGAGCACGCCGACGCGGCGATCAGCGCCCTACGTGAGTCCGGGATCCGGTCGGTCTTCGCTTATGGTTTCCCGTGGCACGGCGAGTGGGACCCGGAGCAGCCGGCCTGGTTCACCCGGGTGGCGAACGAACACTTCAACAGCGACGATCAACTGCTGACCCTGGCGCTGGCCCCACACGGGCCCGAGTTCACCCCGCCGGAGGTGACAAAGGCCCACTGGGACCTGGCCCGGGAGGTCGGCGCCCGGATCACCGTCCATGTCGGGGTCGGCTCGTTCGGCAAGCACGACAAACTCGGCGAGGCCGGCCGGGCCGGGCTGCTGGGGCCGGACACCACCTACATCCACTGCACCACCCTCAACGACGACGAGGTGCAGATGATCGTCGACACCGGGGGGACGATCTCGTTGGCGGTGCCGGTCGAGATGTTGATGGGCCACGGCATGGTGCCCACGCAACGATTCCTGGATCGGGGCCTGGCCCCCAGCCTCAGCGTCGACGTGGAGACCAACGTCCCGGCGGACATGTTCACCCAGATGCAGAGCGCTATGGCGTTGCAGCACGCGCTGGTCTTCGACCGGCAGCTGGCCGGCGAGGAGGCCGTCCCGGACGCCGTCACCACCCGGGACGTACTACGCTGGGCCACTCTGGAGGGTGCGCGGGCGAACGGATTGGAGCACCGCACCGGCAGCCTGAGCGTAGGCAAACAGGCCGACGTGATCCTGCTCCGCACCGACCTGATCAACGTGCTGCCGGTCAACGATCCGATCGGCGCGGTGGTGATGGGCATGGACACCAGCAATGTCGACTCGGTCTTCGTCGCCGGCCAACCGCGGAAACGGCACGGCCAACTCCTCGATGTGGACCTCACCCGGGTCACCGCCCTCGCCGAGGCGTCCCGCGACCATGTGGTCTCCGCCTCCGGCTTCCAGCTCCCCAGCCTGTGA
- a CDS encoding M24 family metallopeptidase: protein MAIRTYGQNAVDWEERVDLGRLRTERLTRLQQTLAGSELGALLTFDFSNIRYLTATHIGTWAMDKLIRFAVLPRGGEPVLWDFGSAARHHQLFNPWLDGTERARAGISTLRGAFHPDAGIAEDVANKVYEVLAEHGLTGEPLGVDLIELPILAALQAKGLRVTDGQQVFLAARKIKTSDEIALLTQACSMVDAAYEELYRFLRPGVRENECVGLVSKVLYDLGSEYVEGVNAISGERCAPHPHVYSDRLLRPGDPAFFDILHSHLGYRTCYYRCFAVGSASRAQRDAYIRCREYMDQAIALVKPGATTADIVSVWPRAEEFGFPNEEAAFALQYGHGVGLSIWEKPIFSRLVSLDHPETLEEGMVFALETYWPAADGWSAARIEEEVVVTADGCEVITKFPAEELLVAGQRYYTVDGPLDHRRESQSHLNTAAGRGDLAAEEGPSS from the coding sequence ATGGCGATCCGGACATACGGACAGAACGCCGTGGATTGGGAGGAACGGGTCGACCTCGGTCGGCTCCGAACAGAGCGGCTGACCCGGCTCCAGCAGACCCTAGCCGGCTCCGAACTGGGCGCGCTGCTGACCTTCGACTTCTCGAACATCCGATACCTGACCGCTACCCACATCGGCACCTGGGCGATGGACAAGCTGATCCGGTTCGCGGTCCTCCCCCGCGGTGGCGAGCCCGTGCTCTGGGACTTCGGCTCGGCCGCCCGACACCACCAGCTCTTCAACCCGTGGCTCGACGGCACCGAGCGCGCCCGCGCCGGCATCTCCACCCTGCGGGGGGCCTTTCACCCCGACGCCGGCATCGCCGAAGACGTGGCGAACAAGGTCTATGAGGTGCTGGCCGAACACGGGCTCACCGGTGAGCCGCTCGGAGTAGACCTGATCGAGCTGCCGATCCTCGCCGCGCTGCAGGCCAAAGGGCTCCGGGTCACCGACGGCCAGCAGGTCTTCCTCGCCGCCCGAAAGATCAAAACCTCCGACGAGATCGCACTACTCACCCAGGCGTGCTCCATGGTCGATGCCGCCTACGAGGAGCTGTACCGCTTCCTGCGGCCCGGCGTCCGGGAGAACGAGTGCGTCGGCCTGGTCAGCAAGGTGCTCTACGACCTCGGCAGCGAGTACGTGGAGGGGGTCAACGCCATCTCCGGCGAACGCTGCGCCCCGCACCCACATGTCTACAGTGACCGGCTGCTACGCCCTGGCGACCCAGCCTTCTTCGACATCCTCCACAGTCATCTGGGCTACCGTACCTGCTACTACCGCTGTTTCGCGGTCGGCAGCGCCTCCCGCGCCCAACGCGACGCGTACATCCGCTGCCGCGAATACATGGACCAGGCGATCGCGTTGGTCAAGCCCGGTGCAACCACCGCCGACATCGTCTCGGTCTGGCCCCGCGCGGAGGAGTTCGGCTTCCCCAATGAAGAGGCGGCCTTCGCCCTCCAGTACGGACACGGGGTTGGGCTTTCGATCTGGGAGAAACCCATCTTCAGCCGGCTGGTGTCACTGGACCACCCGGAGACGCTCGAGGAGGGGATGGTCTTCGCGCTGGAGACCTACTGGCCGGCCGCGGACGGCTGGTCGGCCGCCCGGATCGAGGAAGAGGTGGTGGTCACCGCCGACGGCTGTGAGGTGATCACCAAGTTCCCGGCCGAGGAGCTCCTCGTCGCCGGCCAGCGTTACTACACGGTGGACGGCCCGCTCGACCACCGCCGGGAGTCGCAGTCCCATTTGAACACTGCCGCCGGCCGCGGCGACCTCGCGGCCGAGGAAGGGCCCTCGTCGTGA